TCGCCGCGTTGGCGTCCTTGCCGATCGCAAGCCGGAGCTTGGCGAGAATCGCGCTCTTGATTTCGGCCAATGCCAGTTCGTCGACCGGCTGATTCAGTGCCGGGTAGTTTGTTTGTTCCTGCAACGCGCCAATCCCTGCCGTTCAGACTTCCGGATCATGACGCAATTGCACGCATCATGATCTCATCTCCTTATTCGAGCGTGGTCGTTTCGGAAACCGGTTCCACTTGCCCCGACCATACCCCAACACAATGATACGCACGTTGCACCGCAATCGAAACCATCGAGAGAGCCTGCCGTGCGCCGCGCTGCCGTGATTTTATGCAAGGACCGGGCCGATCTGGGAACCCTTCGAACCTGCCATCATCGGTGTTACGATTGGCTTCGAAGCCGACATTTGGCGACATTTTAGCGGAGGATGCGCGATGAGGCTATTGATCGAGATCGCGGCCGCAACCTTGCTCGTGGTCTGCATCAGCGCCACGAGCGCCGCTTACGCCGCAGGCAAGATCGGCCGCAGCGCCGACGGACTGAGCTGCCGCTTCAGCGTGACACCGAACGCCACCCCGGCCGCCCGCTGTGCTGCGATCAAGCGGCAATGCGGCGGCAAGTTCTACGCGAACGCATGCGGCGACAAACTGCTGTCGGCTGCAAGCTGAGCCGCTCGCGCAGGCCGCAAGACGGCTGGTTCATTCGCGCGCGGCGGCCGGTTCAAACACGCGTTTTTCCAGGTGGCGGCCCGCGCGCCGCGCGCATCGGGAACACCGTGGTGATACGGATTTCCAAGGCTTAACGAGTTCCTTACAAAATCGACTGCCGCGCGTGGGGCAGGCGCATTTCATACCGAAGCAATTTTTACGGCCGGGCCGCTGACATCGTTCAGCGGCCCTTATTGCTCTTGAAGGGCGCGCGAGTTGATTGGCTGGGTGCGTGAAGTCCTGTTCCGCTCCAACATCGTCGTCCTGGCGAAAGCCAGGACCCATTACCCCGCCCGTCAAATGAGGCCCGACCGGTCGTTCCAGTCGGGATTTTCTGCTTCGATCAATTTGATCTTCCACTCGCGTTTCCAGAACTTCAGTTGCTTCTCACGCGCAATGGCTTCCTGCGGCGTGGCGAATTCTTCCACATGAACGAGACGGAAGATCTTGTACTTCTGCACGAACCTGGAGCCATGACCTGAACGATGCTGTTCGAGCCGCGTCCGAAGGTCGTTGGTGACGCCGATGTAGAGCGTTCCGTGATGATGGCTTGCCAAGATGTAGACGTAGTAGCTGCCTGCACTCATGGGTCGGCTCAAGCTCACAAGATGACGACCTGCCGGGGTAATGGGTCCTGGCTTTCGCCAGGACGACGTCCTTGGATGGTGCTATTAACTCCATCGGAACAAATTAAGAACACTTTAGCAAGTCTTTGATATATCATTGTGATTCGACGCCTGCGCCGACACAATATCTATGGTCTATCAGCCTCCGCGAGGACTACATGTCCACCATCGCCTTTGATCAGTTTGCCCTCACCCGCATTGCGGATTTCGCCCGCTCGTTGTCGCGGCTGCATCAGGCCTCGCGGCGCCAATGGGTCGATGACGACCAGCTCGACCGCGAGTTCAACGCGGTCTGCATGTCGATCTGGGGCTACACCACGGACGATTTCAGCGACGATCTGTTCTCGCTCGAGGATCACGCCTGGCTCGATTCGCTCGACGAGGCGCACGCGCGCATCTTCGCCGCCGAGCAGGGCTACGATCTCGTCGACGATCACGGGATGCTGACGGACTGGTGGGGCTATTGCTGGATGATCCTCGCCGAGAAGCGCGGCATCCTCAATCCGGAGAACCGTGCCGCCGCGCGCGCGGCGATCGAGGACAAATATCGGGCCGCGCCAAACGTGATCGGCGTGATCGTCGGGCGGTAGCACTGGTCGGGTCGATATTCCGGCTTCGATGCTCTGCATCGCCCCGGAATGACGGCGCGAGCCGTCAGTTCGCTTGCGCCCGCTTGGCCGGCTTCGGCGCCGTGGTTTTCGGCACCGCCGAGGACGGGGCCGAGGGCGCGGCGTCGCGGCTGGTTTCCGGCGGCGGCGCGTCGCTGGCGACATCGGCGCTGACCGGCGCGACCTTCATTTCACCGAGCCGGGCGCGGACCGCTGCCGTCAGCCCGGGATAGGACGCGACCGGCGTGAAGTCGAACGCCTGGTCGTTGCCGACGCGGATGCCGGTATAGGCGACAAGTCCGTCGGTGGTGGCGACTACGTCGCCGGCACGCAACGAGGCGTCGAGTGCGAGGTCGACCGGCGCAAGGCCGGCCGGATCGCGGCCGTTGCAGGTGCAGT
The DNA window shown above is from Bradyrhizobium sp. ISRA464 and carries:
- a CDS encoding GIY-YIG nuclease family protein, with amino-acid sequence MSAGSYYVYILASHHHGTLYIGVTNDLRTRLEQHRSGHGSRFVQKYKIFRLVHVEEFATPQEAIAREKQLKFWKREWKIKLIEAENPDWNDRSGLI